The genomic DNA CGGCCGGGGTCGTGTCCGGGTCCGGTGCCGTCACGATTCCGCTGAGCAGCACCTGGAAACCCCAGGCCAGGCGGGCTTCGCCGGCCCCGGCGATCAGGTCGGGGCCAAGGGCGGTGATCTGCGGGTGCCGGTCCGGCGAGGAGTTGTCCAGTACGGCGGTCAGTGCCTCCCGGTCCCGCTGCGCGTCGGCGCTCTCGGCCCGCGTGGAGTGCTCGGCCGCCGTCGCCGTCCCGTACTGGAGCAGCAGGTCCAGGCCCCAGGCCGCCCGCTCCGGCGCCGCCCCGCCCTCGGCGAGCAGCGCGAGGACCGCCTCCACCAGGTCGAGGTAGTGCTCCCCGGACGGGCGGGCCACCAGCGCCGAGCGGGCGAGCGCCGGGTGCTCGAACAGCACCTCCACGTACGACGTCAGCAGGCGTGCGAGCCGGTCGCGCCAGTCGCCCGCGGACCGGACGGGGGACAGGTCCACCTCGCCCAGCAGCTCGTCCAGGACGGCCGCGTGCAGCTCCGCGGTGTTGCGGACGTACACGTACAGCGACGCCGGGCCCGTGTCGAGCTCCTGGGCCAGGCGTCGCATGGTGACCCGCTCCAGCCCCTCGGCGCGCATCAGCTCGACGGCGGTCGCGACGATCCCGGCCCGGGTCAGGGCCGGTTTGGCGGGCCGCTCGCGGCGGCTTCGGGGGGAGGGGGAGTGCGGTGTCATACGAAGACAGTAACGAACATGTTCGCTACGAACAAGGACGTAGCGAACATGTTCGTTCGCGATGTCGCGCAGGGACGAGATCACGCAGGCACGAGATCACGCAGGCACGAGATCACGCCGGAACGGGATCACGTCGGGACGAGATCGCGCCGGAACGGGATCACGTCGAAACCGGATCAGCTCAGCCCTGGTCGACCCCCAGCGTGAGCGTCCCGGCGTACCCCGATGACGTCGAGCTGCCCAGTGCCGTGAGCGTGAGCAGGCCGGACGCGGCGCCTCCGTCGTCGTAGATGGAGTCCTGCGCGAGCGTGGTGCGGGTGACCGTGTTGGTCGAGTACGGGGAGATCTTCGCGACCGCCGTCGTCACCGTCTCGTTGAAGAACAACTGGCCGGTGTGCAGCTCCTGGCCGCCCGTGAACGAGCCGTCGGAGGTGAGCGTGACGCCGGTGTGCACCTTGACGTGGATGTGGACGCAGCGGCCGCGGTACCAGCCGGGGTAGATCGAGGTGATGTTCGCGACGCCGCTGGAGTTCGTCAGCACGCCGCCGCGCAGGAACTTGCCGTTGTCCGGCTCCGAGTGGCCGTTGTTGCCGACGAATCCGGAGTACTCGCCGAGCGCGTCGGAGTGCCAGAGCTCCACGAGCGCGTTGCTGATGGGGGCGCAGGTGGAGTCGTCGACGACGGTGAGCGCGAGCTTGAGCGGTATGCCCGCCTTGCCCTCGGTGATGTCGGCGCGGACGAGGGCGCCGTCGAGGTAGTAGGGGCCTTCGGTCATCTCCTTCGTGAGGGTGCAGACGGCCGCCGCGGCGGCGGGGGCCGCGTCCTTCGCGTCGGCTGTGGGGGCTTCAGTCGCGGCGGCGGCGCTCACGGCCAGGGTGACGGCCGTGGCGCCGGTCGCGATCAGTACGGTGCGACGCCCGATCGAGGGCTCTGAAGTGTCTGTCATGAACACGGCACCGTAGGAACACTTCCTGTTGAAGCGCTGTGCGTTGGGCAAAGTGACATGCCGTCAAGTACCTTGCCGGACGCGGTGGTTCACCTATGGCTGCGTCGGCCGATGGCTGACGCGGGCGCTGGCGGTGAACGGCAGCCCGCACTGAACACCCTTCACGCGTCCCGCCTCGGCGAGGCTTCCGGGTTCCGTGATTGTGACGTAAGTGGCCTGAAATCACGGGCATGTGACGGGAGCGGGGTGTGCCGCAGGCGTCGTTCGGGTGCGCCGGAAGCGTTGACGCGCGCGGGTGCCGAGTTCGCGAACGGCGTCCTGGTCGAGCGTGTTGAGGTCGTCGCCTGATGGCACGTCACCCAACCTGCCTCTGTTGGCAATTGCTCTGCACCTCAAGGTCGGGAGCCTCGTCCTCGGTGCAGCCGGCCAAGCGCAACGGTGTCCCCGGGGGACGACCTATGATCATGAACCGGACATCACGCACTTCCTCAAAATGTAGAGCGTCAAGGAAAAGCAAAGAACCCCATGGATGGGGCGGGTCAAATCGGGATATATTTCGGTTATTTCTGTCTTCATTTTTCCTGCCTCCTGTTAAGTTTTGCCGCGACTCTGGACGTAACACGACCAACCAGGGCCAAGTAAGAAACGGGAGGAATAATGCGTAAGTTGGCAGTCGGTGTTCTTGCCGGCGGACTTTTCGCCCTTGGCGCCGGGACCGCGATGGCGGTCTCCTGGCACACCATTCCGACGCTCAGCACCGGTGGCGCCTCGTTCACGGGCGGCACGTACGCGTTCTGACCCTCGGGCCAGAACCACGGCGCGTTCGAATGGGCGGGGAATCTGAACGACGCCGACAACGGTGACGGGCACAACGTCTACATGCAGGTGCGGGTCGAGGGCTACGACTGGAGCCGCTACAACGGCAAGCAGAAGAAGTCCGTCCCCCTCGACAAGCTGAACTGGGACGGCGCCGCCCTTCACACCGACGACGCGTACATACGCGTCTGCCGTGACAAGGGCTCACTGAACCCTGACAACTGCTCGCCGACCAAGCACTACCAGAGGTAGTCGGTCGCTCCGGCAAGACCGCGGGCTCAGGGCGTACCCCTGGGCCCGCACGCTTCTTTGGGGGAAGCCAACAGCATGTCAGAAATTCTTACTGCTACGGGAGTTGACCTCTCCTACGGCAATCAGCCGGCCGTTCGCGACGCTCACCTCTCGGTCTCCCCCGGGGAAGTCGTGGCGATCACCGGGCAGAGCGGTTCCGGCAAATCCTCGCTGCTGTATTGTCTCGCCGGCGTCCTGCCCGCCACCCGCGGTCAGGTGCGGTTCGAAGGGCGGGCACTCGGCGACCTCGCCGACGAGGAGATCAGCGTGCTCCGCCGGGAGCGCTTCGGATTCGTCTTTCAATACGGCGAGTTGCTCCCGGAACTCACCGTCGAGGAGAACACCGCCCTGCCGCTCCGCTTGGCCGGGCAGCGCAAGGGACCCGCGCTCGCGGCAGCCGGCGAGGTGCTCGAACGTCTCGGACTCGGCGGACTGCGTGAGCGTCGGCCCGCACAGGTCTCCGGCGGGCAGAGCCAGCGCGTCGCTGTCGCGCGTTCTCTGGTCCACCGACAGTGCGCCCAAGTCGTGCTGCCGCTGGGTTTCGGCCTGGTTCTGGCACTCGTCACGGGCAAACTCGCCGAGTCCAGTTACCTGATCACCGGGGGCGGCACGGTCCGCTGGGATCTGCCCGGCGTCCCACTGCTGGCACTCGCCGCGGCAGGCGTGGTAGCGGCTGCGGCGGCGAGCTCGCTGCCACTGGTAGGCCGCCGTGTCGACCCGGAACTGATCCGCCGCGACTGACCGGCCGGCCGCACACGACCGACGACCGGTCGTGCGTATGCCTCCGCCGCTCCTCTGCCGGCAGCCCCCACCGGAATCACCTTCCAGCGGGGGCTGCCGGATGAGAGCACCCGTCCCAGCGTCGTTCGGTGGTTCTTCCGCCCTGCGCCGTACCGTCTCGCCCGATTGAAAGATCCGGCTCGCCCCAGTCGAAGGCCCCATCGTGCGCCGTACCCCGACCTGCGTTCTGAGCGACGCGGCTCCCCCCGACGTCGGCGACGGTCATGCCCTGGACCGTTTCGTCGAAATCGGCTCGCTCACCAAGGTCGTCACCGGCACCGCACTGACCCGCATGGCCGCGGCCGGGGTGCTCGAGCTCGACGATCCCGTCGAGCGGTGGCTTCCCGCGGCCCCCGGTACCGGGATCACGCTCCGGCACCTGGCCCAGCACACCTCCGGCCTCCCCCGTCTGCCGCCCCGCGTCTCCCGTCGGGACCCGTACGCGGAGTTCGACCGTCCCGCGCTGCACCGGCTGCTGCACCGGCTCGACGCGATCGCCACCCGCCCTGCCGGCCGTCAGGAGGAGTACTCCAACCTCGGCTACGCCGTCCTCGGCGAGGCCCTGAGCGCCGCGGCCGGCACCGGCTACGAGGAGCTGGTGACCGAGTACGTCCTTCGTCCGCTGGACTTGGCGGAGGTGACCGCGCACCCGGACCCGAGCAGGCGCCTGCCCGCCCCGGGGCTCTTCGGTTGGCCCCGCAGGCCGTGGACGATGCACGGCGCGATCCTGCCCGCGGGAGGCCTGTGGGCCACCCCGCGCGCGGCGGCCGACCTGGTCGTACGCCTCCTGGTGGAACGCCGGCTGGGGGAGCCCGCGCCGACCTGGCAGACGGCGGGCCCCCTGCGCTGGCACAACGGGGCCACGCGTGACGCCTCGGTCTTCGCCGGAGCGCTGGACGACGGCCGCTGGGTGCTGATCCACCGCCTCAACGCGGCGCCGGACGACACCGACCGGGCCGGCATCGAGGCGCTCAAGCGGAGCCGGGCCGCCTCCTGACACCGGCGCCCGCCTCGACCGGCAGGCCCGGCAGGGAACGCCGGGGGCGACGGGAGGGTGCCGACGGACCTAGCCGACCTGGTTGTACATCGCCCCCGCGGCCGGCCAGCCCGTCGGCTCCGGTGTCGGTTCCGGCTGGGTGCGGCCTCTGACCTGGGCGGCGGTCAGGCCCTGTGCGGCGCCCATGCCCCGGCGGTTGTTCTGTGCGGCGCTGGCGAGACCGGGCATGCCGGTCTGCGCCACCGCCGTCAGCCCGGCGGCCGGGGCGGGGGCCATGCCCGGCATGGGCGCGTTGGGGGCGGGAGCCATGCTCGGCATGGCCGCGGCCGGCGCGGCGTACGGCATGGGGGCCGGCGCGGGCATCGCGGGGGCGGGCATGGGAGCGGGCGCCGGCATCGCGGCCGGGGCCGGTGTCGGGTACGGAGACTGCGGCGGGTAGGGGTTCTGCGCCTGGGCGGCCCCCGGTGCCAGGGACTGCATCCCCGCCGCCTGGGCCGCCAGACCCGGCATCCCCGCCCCGTTCGTCTCCCCCACCAACCGGTCCACCGCCGCCGTACCCGAGCTGTAGCTGGTCCCTGTGCCCAGCTCGGGCACGGCGGCTCCCCTCCTGGTCCCGTAGAGCACCTGTTCCAGGCCGGACACCAGGCGACGCACGTCCACCTGGGGGCGCACCACGAGTCGCAGGAAGCGGCTGGATGAACCGATCTTGTTGCCGCACTCGCGGACCAGGATGCGGTGCTCGGTGAGCAGTCGGTCCCGGACCACGGTGCCTTCGGCGCCCACGGGGAGGCGCACGAAGAGGAAGTTGCCCTGCGACGGGTAGACCGTCAGACCGGGCAGCGCGGAGAGCTGGCGGGCCATGTCGAGCCGGTCCCGGCGGACCATGTGCAGGCTCTCCAGGTATTCGGCGCCGTGCTCCTTGAGCATGAACACCACGGTCTCCGC from Streptomyces avermitilis MA-4680 = NBRC 14893 includes the following:
- a CDS encoding pyridoxal phosphate-dependent aminotransferase; amino-acid sequence: MAENVTSLFRSTSAHSPSMAALTRESDGAGPVDFCIPCNPYFPTPAMFDDLAGRLREIITYYPSSADTITAELCNLLQLPPQCVAMGNGSTELITWIDHLLVRESLAIPVPTFGRWTDQPMETGKRVDMFPLQESSGFALDLAQYAEFIRARGTRVAVICNPNNPDGGFIPRQSLIQFMDAMADLDLIVIDESFLEFADAENEPSVVEDAVMRPNVIVLRSLGKNFGLHGIRFGYLVANPALAGKVRSMLPKWNLNSFAETVVFMLKEHGAEYLESLHMVRRDRLDMARQLSALPGLTVYPSQGNFLFVRLPVGAEGTVVRDRLLTEHRILVRECGNKIGSSSRFLRLVVRPQVDVRRLVSGLEQVLYGTRRGAAVPELGTGTSYSSGTAAVDRLVGETNGAGMPGLAAQAAGMQSLAPGAAQAQNPYPPQSPYPTPAPAAMPAPAPMPAPAMPAPAPMPYAAPAAAMPSMAPAPNAPMPGMAPAPAAGLTAVAQTGMPGLASAAQNNRRGMGAAQGLTAAQVRGRTQPEPTPEPTGWPAAGAMYNQVG
- a CDS encoding serine hydrolase domain-containing protein, whose product is MRRTPTCVLSDAAPPDVGDGHALDRFVEIGSLTKVVTGTALTRMAAAGVLELDDPVERWLPAAPGTGITLRHLAQHTSGLPRLPPRVSRRDPYAEFDRPALHRLLHRLDAIATRPAGRQEEYSNLGYAVLGEALSAAAGTGYEELVTEYVLRPLDLAEVTAHPDPSRRLPAPGLFGWPRRPWTMHGAILPAGGLWATPRAAADLVVRLLVERRLGEPAPTWQTAGPLRWHNGATRDASVFAGALDDGRWVLIHRLNAAPDDTDRAGIEALKRSRAAS
- a CDS encoding ABC transporter ATP-binding protein, producing the protein MSEILTATGVDLSYGNQPAVRDAHLSVSPGEVVAITGQSGSGKSSLLYCLAGVLPATRGQVRFEGRALGDLADEEISVLRRERFGFVFQYGELLPELTVEENTALPLRLAGQRKGPALAAAGEVLERLGLGGLRERRPAQVSGGQSQRVAVARSLVHRQCAQVVLPLGFGLVLALVTGKLAESSYLITGGGTVRWDLPGVPLLALAAAGVVAAAAASSLPLVGRRVDPELIRRD
- a CDS encoding intradiol ring-cleavage dioxygenase, translating into MTDTSEPSIGRRTVLIATGATAVTLAVSAAAATEAPTADAKDAAPAAAAAVCTLTKEMTEGPYYLDGALVRADITEGKAGIPLKLALTVVDDSTCAPISNALVELWHSDALGEYSGFVGNNGHSEPDNGKFLRGGVLTNSSGVANITSIYPGWYRGRCVHIHVKVHTGVTLTSDGSFTGGQELHTGQLFFNETVTTAVAKISPYSTNTVTRTTLAQDSIYDDGGAASGLLTLTALGSSTSSGYAGTLTLGVDQG
- a CDS encoding TetR/AcrR family transcriptional regulator produces the protein MTPHSPSPRSRRERPAKPALTRAGIVATAVELMRAEGLERVTMRRLAQELDTGPASLYVYVRNTAELHAAVLDELLGEVDLSPVRSAGDWRDRLARLLTSYVEVLFEHPALARSALVARPSGEHYLDLVEAVLALLAEGGAAPERAAWGLDLLLQYGTATAAEHSTRAESADAQRDREALTAVLDNSSPDRHPQITALGPDLIAGAGEARLAWGFQVLLSGIVTAPDPDTTPAAGTGADAGTGAGAGAGADKNSAPDTATDTTP